One stretch of Rana temporaria chromosome 10, aRanTem1.1, whole genome shotgun sequence DNA includes these proteins:
- the PERM1 gene encoding PGC-1 and ERR-induced regulator in muscle protein 1 encodes MDNFEYSIQISDRDWEEFYSTAEECGLMQVSLATEEELLLSETEHEETICSTATSKPKFIRVSLCPPVGDHREPQTMPVALSPPRHSLYKWIGSSDDVLSGSEDEEEFGSVARFLCQKETLLSKKVETEHRTDIPCPKPKDNYLTIEKSQDRAVNESLVECMRSHSTRLKHHNERDREDIQAQSTERIIPSVISNGESERGHPNERLSVATNNPSRTSAQLLFSKDLLDISKDNQSCIMVNNPSLSEFLPNGHIPGITYTTEDPQRCYLPSLTTLQPSNENYDQPTSKNESYGFKNTNSTLYSMDNHVSTKNLIKANVTQYDTQDCIPLFTTKAHGDSSAVQQNIPVPLIENLDLSRTQSKIQEPDTKVIMSSHELGFDQYRLPRAEGTNPVCSLVPATISGHTVLSRSLSTTQRQSPSYRNTALTLPEMYDFFFDDVSESGIVETGTNMASQEAIQEAVVYTPDMYEYFFVEEDEHTKKNERP; translated from the coding sequence ATGGATAACTTTGAATATAGTATTCAAATCAGTGACCGTGACTGGGAGGAATTTTACTCCACGGCTGAGGAATGTGGCTTAATGCAAGTGTCTTTGGCCACAGAGGAGGAACTTTTACTGAGTGAAACAGAACACGAAGAAACAATATGCTCAACAGCAACTAGCAAGCCAAAGTTTATCCGTGTCAGCTTATGTCCACCAGTGGGAGACCACAGGGAACCCCAGACCATGCCAGTAGCCTTGTCTCCACCAAGACATTCACTCTACAAATGGATAGGTTCAAGTGATGATGTGTTGTCTGGTAGTGAGGATGAGGAGGAGTTTGGATCAGTCGCTAGATTTCTGTGTCAGAAAGAGACTCTGTTGTCCAAGAAGGTGGAAACAGAACATAGAACAGACATTCCATGTCCAAAACCCAAGGACAATTATTTAACCATAGAAAAATCACAAGACAGGGCAGTTAATGAAAGTCTTGTAGAATGTATGAGGTCTCACAGCACAAGGTTGAAACACCATAATGAAAGGGACAGGGAGGATATCCAAGCTCAAAGCACAGAAAGAATAATTCCCTCTGTAATTTCTAATGGAGAGTCAGAAAGGGGGCACCCCAACGAAAGACTTTCTGTAGCTACTAATAATCCATCTAGAACCAGTGCTCAGTTACTTTTTTCAAAAGATTTGCTTGATATTTCAAAAGATAATCAAAGTTGTATCATGGTAAACAACCCTTCCTTATCAGAGTTTCTACCGAATGGACACATCCCGGGTATAACATATACAACAGAGGATCCTCAAAGGTGTTATTTGCCAAGTCTTACCACTTTACAACCAAGCAATGAAAATTATGACCAACCGACTTCTAAAAATGAAAGTTATGGCTTTAAAAACACAAATTCAACTCTTTATAGTATGGACAACCATGTTTCTACTAAAAACCTTATCAAAGCCAATGTGACACAATATGATACCCAGGACTGCATCCCACTCTTTACAACCAAAGCCCATGGAGATTCCTCAGCCGTGCAGCAAAATATTCCAGTTCCCCTGATTGAAAATTTGGATTTATCCAGAACTCAGTCAAAGATACAAGAGCCAGACACCAAAGTCATTATGAGTTCACATGAGTTGGGTTTTGACCAGTATAGACTTCCCAGAGCTGAGGGTACCAATCCTGTGTGCAGCCTGGTACCTGCTACAATAAGTGGGCATACTGTGTTAAGTAGGAGCCTATCAACAACACAACGCCAGTCACCATCATATAGAAATACAGCCCTTACCCTTCCTGAAATGTATGACTTTTTCTTTGATGATGTTTCAGAATCTGGAATTGTTGAGACTGGAACAAATATGGCAAGTCAAGAAGCAATACAAGAAGCAGTCGTGTACACACCAGATATGTATGAATATTTCTTTGTGGAAGAGGatgaacatacaaaaaaaaacgaaagaccATAA